A region of Micromonospora sp. WMMD882 DNA encodes the following proteins:
- a CDS encoding amino acid ABC transporter permease: protein MSVLIDRFDVFAGGFWLTLQICVLAAIGALILGALLAVLRISPVPPLRAVGTGYVNLFRNMPLTVVMFFAAFGLPALGSNADFLRIPVLDSVFSRLGTDLPYFRFALIALVLYTAAFVCEALRSGVNAVPPGQAEAARSLGLTFGQNLRHVVLPQSWKASVVPLGSVIIAMIKNSALVGFFGVIGDLSQTADQLTSAEGYAFIPVAIGISIGYLIMTVPLGALLDWIEKRQAVAR, encoded by the coding sequence GTGAGTGTGCTCATCGACCGGTTCGACGTTTTCGCGGGTGGCTTCTGGCTCACCCTCCAGATCTGCGTCCTCGCCGCGATCGGCGCCCTGATCCTGGGCGCCCTCCTGGCGGTGCTGCGGATCTCCCCGGTGCCACCGCTGCGGGCGGTCGGCACCGGCTACGTGAACCTCTTCCGGAACATGCCGTTGACCGTGGTGATGTTCTTCGCGGCCTTCGGTCTGCCGGCGCTCGGCTCGAACGCCGACTTCCTGCGGATCCCGGTGCTCGACTCGGTGTTCAGCCGACTCGGCACCGACCTGCCCTACTTCCGCTTCGCGCTGATCGCCCTGGTGCTCTACACCGCCGCGTTCGTCTGCGAGGCGCTCCGCTCGGGCGTCAACGCGGTCCCGCCCGGTCAGGCCGAGGCGGCCCGGTCGCTCGGTCTCACCTTCGGGCAGAACCTGCGGCACGTGGTGCTGCCACAGTCCTGGAAGGCCTCGGTGGTACCGCTCGGCTCGGTGATCATCGCCATGATCAAGAACTCCGCGCTGGTCGGCTTCTTCGGCGTCATCGGCGACCTGTCCCAGACCGCCGACCAGCTCACCTCGGCCGAAGGCTACGCGTTCATCCCGGTCGCCATCGGCATCTCGATCGGATACCTGATCATGACCGTTCCGCTCGGCGCCCTGCTCGACTGGATCGAGAAGCGACAGGCGGTGGCCCGATGA